ACGGACGCCGCCGCCGCGCTTGCCGTGGCGCTGGGCTGCGCCGGTAGGACGAAGCTTGACGACGCCGTCAGCGGCATCGAGGCTGTGCACCCTGTGCCTGGCCGCCTGATGCCACGAGCGACCGGCCGGGGCGTGCTGGTGCTGGACGACACCTACAACGCAAACCCCGCCTCGTGCTTGCTGGCGCTCGAGACCGCGGCTCAGCTCGCACACGCTCGGGCCGGCAGGCTCATGGTCGTGCTGGGCGACATGGCCGAGCTCGGCTCTCGTGCCGACTCCGAGCACGAGAAGCTGGGGCGCAGCGTCGTTCAGGCGCGGGCAGTGCTGTTCGTCGCGCGAGGCGAGCTCATGCGGGCGGCAGCCCGCAGTGCGATCGAGCAGGCCGGCAAGACCGGCGAGGATTGCCTGGTCGAGCACGTGTCCGGAGCGAACGCCGCGTCGCAGGTCTTGACCGGTCGCAAACCGGGCAGCAACGACGTCGTGCTCATAAAGGGCTCGAGATCCATGGCCATGGAGCAAGTCGCGGACGCCCTGGTGAACGAATGGGGTGCTATTTCAGCCGGAGGGCTCCAATGATCTATTACTTGCTCTACCCATTGAGGGAGCACGCCGCCCTTGGTTTCTTGAACGTGCTGCGCTACGTGCCCTTCCGCGTCCTTGCGGCAACAATGACAGCCCTGCTGCTGACGTTCGGCTTGTATCCTTGGTTTATACGAGCACTTCAATCTCGGCAGATTGGCCAGGTTGTACGCGAGGACGGTCCGAGCAGTCACTTGTCCAAAGCCGGTACTCCTACCATGGGCGGAGCTCTCATCCTCTTGGCTCTGGTTGCCTCGACAGTGCTATGGGCAGATCCTACCAACACGATGGTCTGGGTCGTCACTGCGGTAACCGCTTTGTACGGAGCCATCGGTTACGTAGATGATGCGTCGAAGCTTCGTAAGAAGCACAGCGGAGGTCTGTCCGCTCGTTCGAAGTTGTTGTGGCAGTTTGCGATCGCTTTCGGAGTGTGCGGATATCTCTTCT
The DNA window shown above is from Pseudomonadota bacterium and carries:
- the mraY gene encoding phospho-N-acetylmuramoyl-pentapeptide-transferase (First step of the lipid cycle reactions in the biosynthesis of the cell wall peptidoglycan), yielding MLRYVPFRVLAATMTALLLTFGLYPWFIRALQSRQIGQVVREDGPSSHLSKAGTPTMGGALILLALVASTVLWADPTNTMVWVVTAVTALYGAIGYVDDASKLRKKHSGGLSARSKLLWQFAIAFGVCGYLFYGVAGLPEDWLALRDRIALPFVAFEKHPLTLPTFLYFGFASFVIVGMSNGVNLT
- a CDS encoding UDP-N-acetylmuramoyl-tripeptide--D-alanyl-D-alanine ligase, with the protein product AGALAATGRRVLRSAGNLNNQVGLPMSLLCLNPSVDTAVVELGSSAPGEIARLSELAAPDVGLVTSVALAHSAGLGSLGAIAIEKAALLHELNAEGLAVYNADSGALAQALGGLKARRSLTFGESESADVRLVCCGPAEAGEPPGMLRWRCEYSVQGERLEARLRALGRAAATDAAAALAVALGCAGRTKLDDAVSGIEAVHPVPGRLMPRATGRGVLVLDDTYNANPASCLLALETAAQLAHARAGRLMVVLGDMAELGSRADSEHEKLGRSVVQARAVLFVARGELMRAAARSAIEQAGKTGEDCLVEHVSGANAASQVLTGRKPGSNDVVLIKGSRSMAMEQVADALVNEWGAISAGGLQ